A stretch of Meiothermus sp. CFH 77666 DNA encodes these proteins:
- a CDS encoding NAD(P)/FAD-dependent oxidoreductase, translating to MKLATGLDIRLGAVVETIAWGPFGVKATTTDGRVFQADQAVITLPLGVLKAGRVRFVPDLPEDKQCALEQLGITDAVKLFFHFEEPIFPEGIVELYVPGANPDEWWSSTRGHGVEAEILTALATGDKARELLALPEAQALRNALETLRQALGRPGLTPSKARLAHWRDDPFTLGAYSKASVGASKARSVLAQPVGQRLFFAGEHTASNAWAATVHGAYASGRRAAREILALKPQSRVRPPLHSRETPVLLPSP from the coding sequence ATAAAGCTAGCCACCGGGCTGGATATAAGGCTCGGGGCCGTGGTGGAGACTATTGCGTGGGGGCCCTTTGGCGTAAAGGCCACCACCACCGACGGACGGGTCTTCCAGGCCGACCAGGCCGTGATTACCTTACCCTTAGGGGTACTGAAGGCAGGCCGGGTGCGCTTCGTGCCCGATCTGCCCGAAGATAAGCAATGCGCTCTGGAGCAGCTCGGCATCACCGATGCGGTCAAGCTCTTCTTTCACTTCGAGGAGCCCATTTTCCCTGAAGGCATCGTGGAGCTTTATGTGCCCGGCGCTAACCCCGACGAGTGGTGGAGCAGTACCCGGGGGCACGGGGTAGAGGCCGAGATCCTCACGGCCCTGGCTACCGGCGACAAGGCCCGTGAGCTTTTGGCGCTGCCCGAAGCACAAGCCCTGCGAAACGCCCTGGAAACCCTGCGGCAGGCGCTAGGCCGCCCCGGGCTGACCCCCAGCAAGGCCCGCCTGGCCCACTGGCGCGACGACCCCTTCACCCTGGGAGCCTACAGCAAAGCCAGTGTGGGGGCCTCCAAGGCTCGAAGCGTGCTGGCCCAGCCGGTAGGCCAGCGCTTGTTCTTTGCCGGAGAGCACACCGCCTCCAACGCCTGGGCCGCCACCGTACATGGGGCCTATGCCAGTGGGCGGCGGGCCGCCCGGGAAATTCTGGCCCTCAAACCCCAGTCCAGGGTGCGCCCACCCCTTCACAGCCGGGAAACACCGGTGCTGTTGCCCAGCCCGTAG
- a CDS encoding cytochrome C — translation MYRNDTVVPYFALVFSAALFLMAYLNNQMRVAHEAGVVPHLTVGNIGLIAFAIVLFTYGFIGLMSNWLEGSELRPGKHEPEPSSLPMVAGVVLSILLVVLSGFFVRTLVFANNPEIGYYNASTLQAGVFGAMMLILALLIAIYKKFFMQEEVLAEDEKGDFPW, via the coding sequence ATGTATCGGAATGACACCGTAGTGCCCTACTTTGCCCTGGTTTTTTCGGCGGCCCTGTTCCTAATGGCTTACCTGAACAACCAGATGCGGGTCGCTCACGAAGCCGGGGTAGTGCCCCATCTTACCGTGGGCAACATCGGGCTGATTGCCTTTGCCATAGTGCTCTTCACCTACGGCTTCATCGGACTGATGAGCAACTGGCTCGAGGGCTCCGAGCTACGCCCTGGCAAGCACGAACCCGAGCCCAGCAGCCTGCCCATGGTGGCGGGCGTAGTGCTCTCCATCCTGCTGGTAGTACTCTCGGGTTTCTTTGTGCGAACCCTGGTCTTTGCCAACAACCCCGAAATTGGCTACTACAACGCCTCTACCCTGCAAGCAGGGGTTTTTGGCGCAATGATGCTCATTCTGGCGCTCTTGATTGCCATCTACAAAAAATTCTTTATGCAGGAGGAAGTCCTGGCCGAGGACGAGAAGGGCGACTTCCCCTGGTAA
- a CDS encoding sugar phosphate isomerase/epimerase family protein — MRMGFSPFTAGLSYRDSFDLAAELGLFLEITYDQHEMDPRLPGARELAAMGQAAGVGFTLHLPFVDWNLASLVPEVQRLSLERTQQAIAFGAEIGAFCGVLHTGLVPLRLPEAITHAHHRLHQALAGLELAIPVALENLGLSRTDLLETPAELVGLLEAHPQYGFCLDVGHALIQRGSGGPQEYHRLLKNRLIHFHLHDNQGSRDEHLPCGSGVVDWAWVREVLSGFTGTVALEVTGGAEGVRRSVALLRGNA, encoded by the coding sequence ATGAGAATGGGTTTCAGCCCCTTCACTGCTGGCCTCAGCTACAGGGACTCCTTTGACCTGGCAGCCGAACTGGGCCTGTTTTTGGAAATCACCTACGACCAGCACGAGATGGACCCGCGGCTACCGGGGGCGCGGGAGCTGGCGGCAATGGGCCAGGCTGCCGGGGTTGGGTTTACCCTGCACCTGCCTTTTGTGGACTGGAACCTTGCTTCACTGGTGCCTGAGGTGCAGCGCCTCTCGCTCGAGCGCACCCAGCAGGCCATTGCTTTTGGAGCCGAGATTGGGGCCTTTTGCGGGGTGCTCCACACCGGCCTGGTGCCCTTGCGGCTACCGGAGGCCATCACCCATGCCCATCACCGCCTCCACCAGGCACTGGCGGGCCTCGAGCTGGCCATACCGGTCGCGCTGGAAAACCTGGGCCTGAGCAGAACCGATTTACTGGAAACACCCGCCGAACTGGTAGGGCTGCTGGAAGCCCACCCACAGTATGGCTTCTGCCTGGACGTGGGGCACGCCCTCATTCAGCGCGGCTCCGGCGGGCCGCAGGAATACCACCGCCTGCTCAAGAATCGCCTCATTCACTTTCACCTGCACGACAATCAGGGCAGCCGGGACGAACACCTGCCCTGTGGGTCTGGGGTTGTGGACTGGGCCTGGGTGCGGGAGGTGCTGAGCGGGTTTACCGGAACGGTGGCCCTCGAGGTAACGGGTGGCGCAGAGGGTGTGCGCCGGAGTGTGGCCCTGTTGCGGGGAAATGCGTAA
- a CDS encoding ubiquinol-cytochrome c reductase iron-sulfur subunit: MAEHEATAHHHEHHPEDPQAHATRRAVLQAAIGVGAGAAVLSTLWVGAGLLPREEKIPSKEPVAAGDTLVFATGPKAEQEITLDDLKAAQAERIPFIIAFPKSPENVVKKDLITNTIMVILADPAKMSPETKQHASPEGVLAYSAVCKHLGCTVSQWQNDTWLCPCHGGKYDIYNQAKVVGGPVPAPVPQLPIRVEGGKVVVAGEFLGKPGADV, from the coding sequence ATGGCAGAACACGAAGCCACCGCTCATCACCACGAGCATCACCCCGAAGACCCACAGGCCCACGCCACACGGCGGGCTGTACTCCAGGCAGCCATTGGAGTCGGTGCCGGTGCAGCCGTACTCTCGACCCTGTGGGTGGGTGCGGGCCTGCTTCCCCGCGAGGAAAAAATACCCAGCAAGGAGCCTGTGGCGGCTGGGGATACCCTGGTGTTTGCAACCGGCCCCAAGGCCGAACAGGAAATCACCCTGGACGATCTGAAAGCCGCCCAGGCCGAGCGAATCCCGTTCATCATTGCCTTCCCCAAAAGCCCGGAAAATGTGGTCAAAAAAGACCTGATCACCAATACCATCATGGTCATCTTGGCCGACCCGGCCAAGATGAGCCCCGAAACCAAGCAGCACGCTTCACCCGAGGGGGTACTGGCCTACTCGGCAGTGTGCAAACACCTGGGCTGTACCGTCAGTCAGTGGCAAAACGATACCTGGCTGTGCCCCTGTCACGGCGGTAAGTACGACATCTACAACCAGGCCAAGGTGGTGGGCGGCCCTGTACCCGCGCCCGTTCCCCAACTGCCCATTAGGGTCGAAGGGGGCAAGGTGGTGGTGGCGGGTGAATTTCTGGGCAAGCCAGGGGCCGATGTCTAG
- a CDS encoding FAD-dependent oxidoreductase has product MKTLVIGAGVAGLAAAQDLQKANHQVVVLEAQHRVGGRIHTDRSFAAVPIELGAEFIHSSQVPTYPLPAQFGLRTFHFNQQEDTLVRLPDGRLCTIAEVGCQQKGYNNIRLVDWPEAQGEESLAEYLERNQLTGPKVPYKLQEYISDFDNPRRLSAQAALEFLYDKSAEEGDYRILDGYD; this is encoded by the coding sequence ATGAAAACGCTCGTCATAGGCGCTGGCGTTGCCGGTCTGGCAGCAGCCCAAGACCTACAAAAAGCGAACCATCAGGTTGTAGTTCTAGAAGCCCAACACCGCGTCGGCGGACGCATCCATACCGATAGAAGCTTTGCCGCTGTACCCATCGAACTTGGCGCCGAGTTCATCCACAGCAGCCAGGTTCCCACCTACCCCCTCCCCGCACAGTTTGGCCTGCGTACCTTCCACTTCAACCAGCAGGAAGACACCCTGGTGCGCCTGCCGGATGGCCGCTTGTGTACCATTGCCGAGGTGGGCTGCCAGCAAAAGGGGTATAACAACATCCGGCTGGTGGACTGGCCCGAGGCCCAGGGCGAGGAGTCGCTGGCCGAGTACCTGGAGCGCAACCAGCTTACCGGCCCGAAAGTACCCTACAAGCTGCAAGAATACATCTCCGACTTCGACAACCCCAGGCGCTTGAGCGCCCAGGCCGCGCTCGAGTTCCTGTACGACAAATCGGCGGAAGAGGGCGATTATCGCATCCTCGACGGCTACGATTGA
- a CDS encoding cytochrome bc complex cytochrome b subunit, protein MYQWLDDRLAIGKLYAKAFRKAFPVHHSFFLGEITLFSFVTLVLTGIFLTLNYEPSIRPVSGSLSGGQEVPAAYYSILYIDSLPFGAVLRSLHHWAAHIMIAAAFLHMLRIHLTGAYKNPRELNWIIGVFLLVLAIITAFTGYALPFDNYALTATKIGYEIGAAAPWVGKLLSDILFAGELSPTNAQTIPRLFPIHVLWLPLALIGLIGAHLAIMIKQKHTQPRYAEKVAPGKIVGVPLFPQQAAMMGILFLVYIAVTTFIAGAFLAHPVQAFGPPTANTPPVKPDWYFMWIYGILQIIPANWRFEFLGATFGPQFWGGILVPTIIILGALAIPFLDYSKDKQRYLELPSQHPFRTSFVIGMLMFYIMSTLAGYKVDLGLSNTLLWVLVFIVPIITGVVTYIILKAVYGKDWNQEVEVKLIGKGSAAND, encoded by the coding sequence ATGTATCAGTGGCTAGATGATCGCTTGGCTATTGGAAAGCTCTATGCCAAAGCTTTCCGCAAGGCCTTCCCGGTGCATCACTCGTTTTTTTTGGGCGAGATCACCCTCTTTTCCTTTGTCACCCTGGTGCTGACCGGCATTTTCCTGACCCTCAACTACGAGCCCTCCATCCGCCCGGTCTCGGGCTCGCTCTCAGGCGGACAGGAAGTACCGGCGGCTTACTACTCTATTCTTTACATTGACTCACTGCCGTTTGGTGCGGTGTTGCGCTCGCTGCACCACTGGGCGGCCCACATCATGATTGCCGCGGCTTTCTTACACATGCTGCGCATCCACCTGACCGGGGCCTACAAGAACCCGCGTGAGCTGAACTGGATTATTGGGGTGTTCCTGCTGGTGCTGGCTATTATCACGGCTTTCACCGGCTATGCCCTGCCCTTCGACAACTACGCCCTCACCGCCACCAAAATCGGCTACGAGATTGGGGCAGCCGCCCCCTGGGTGGGTAAGCTTTTGTCGGATATTCTCTTCGCAGGCGAGCTCTCGCCCACCAACGCCCAGACCATTCCCCGGCTCTTCCCCATTCACGTGCTGTGGCTGCCTCTGGCCCTGATTGGGCTGATCGGCGCCCACCTGGCCATCATGATCAAGCAGAAGCACACCCAGCCCAGGTACGCCGAAAAGGTCGCGCCGGGCAAGATTGTGGGCGTGCCGCTCTTCCCCCAGCAGGCAGCGATGATGGGGATTCTATTCCTGGTCTACATTGCAGTCACCACCTTTATCGCCGGGGCGTTCCTGGCCCATCCGGTGCAGGCCTTTGGCCCCCCCACCGCCAACACCCCGCCGGTCAAGCCCGACTGGTACTTCATGTGGATTTACGGAATCCTGCAAATCATTCCCGCCAACTGGCGCTTTGAGTTCCTGGGCGCTACCTTTGGCCCGCAGTTCTGGGGAGGCATCCTGGTACCCACCATCATCATTCTGGGAGCGTTGGCGATTCCCTTCCTGGACTACTCGAAAGACAAGCAGCGCTACCTCGAGCTCCCCAGCCAACACCCCTTCCGCACCAGCTTTGTGATTGGGATGCTGATGTTCTACATCATGAGCACCCTGGCCGGGTACAAGGTAGACCTAGGCCTTTCCAACACCCTGCTGTGGGTGCTGGTCTTCATCGTACCCATCATTACCGGGGTGGTTACCTATATCATTCTGAAAGCGGTCTACGGCAAGGATTGGAACCAGGAGGTCGAGGTAAAGCTCATCGGTAAAGGCTCTGCTGCCAATGATTGA
- a CDS encoding cytochrome c, which produces MPIERIEVYLDGGTEPVQVLTQPPFKVTYDTRSLSDGEHLLRVVTHYTNGAREVKEVPFKVANTPGVLLEGLEEGKEVSGTLDVTLRVADPEIKPVRERFPGLGAAIATAAILGGVWLFFAATGVTNKTLEEVAKPPAAAQTGGHGGDHGGTAAPVDEALKAKGEQVYSGSCAGCHQANGKGMPGVFPALDGSKNVADKAYTINILLKGKGGMPAFAQLSDEELAAVATYIKNSWSNKFGGVTPDEFKAAR; this is translated from the coding sequence ATGCCAATTGAGCGCATCGAAGTCTATCTGGATGGTGGCACCGAGCCCGTGCAGGTGCTCACCCAACCCCCTTTCAAAGTAACCTACGACACCCGCTCGTTGAGCGATGGGGAGCACCTACTGCGGGTGGTCACCCACTACACCAACGGCGCCAGGGAAGTAAAAGAAGTGCCCTTCAAGGTGGCCAATACCCCGGGGGTGCTGCTGGAGGGCCTCGAGGAAGGCAAGGAGGTCTCGGGCACCCTGGACGTGACGCTGCGGGTCGCCGACCCCGAAATCAAGCCTGTGCGGGAGCGTTTCCCTGGGTTGGGAGCGGCCATCGCTACGGCAGCCATTCTGGGTGGGGTCTGGCTGTTCTTTGCCGCCACGGGCGTCACCAACAAGACCCTCGAGGAAGTGGCCAAACCCCCTGCCGCTGCACAGACAGGTGGGCATGGTGGCGATCACGGCGGTACAGCCGCTCCGGTAGACGAGGCCCTCAAGGCCAAGGGCGAGCAGGTTTATAGCGGCAGTTGCGCGGGCTGTCACCAGGCCAACGGCAAGGGCATGCCGGGAGTCTTCCCCGCCCTGGATGGCAGTAAGAACGTGGCCGACAAGGCCTACACCATCAACATCCTGCTCAAGGGTAAGGGTGGGATGCCCGCTTTCGCCCAACTCTCCGATGAAGAGCTGGCCGCCGTTGCCACCTACATTAAAAATAGCTGGAGCAACAAGTTCGGCGGGGTGACGCCCGATGAGTTCAAAGCGGCCCGCTAA
- a CDS encoding AAA family ATPase: protein MSSLRLRLLGAPAVEQAGRPLTLPTRKLLGLLAYLALEGPAPRSRLAGLFWSEQDEATARGNLRRELNRLRHTPIATLLQTDRDLLQLGPILTDVAEFQTHLKEGALEPALALYRGPLLLGLELTGAEGFTEWLEARREELARLWREALQRQAERLEAAHDLQGALSARLALLREDELQELHHREAMRLHALLGEREAALARFARLQELLRKELRLEPLPETLALARQIEQGALATPPASPPTPAPQGVALHPPLIGREREWARMEAAWEARQAIYLAGPPGVGKSRLLLEFAQHKGPFFLLQAQPSDSGIPYAFYSRAIRQSLAQFPNLPLPPWARRELARLVPELSDEPPPPITTAEGKLRLLEAITEVIRALGQQGVRSIVTDDLQFVQDAASNEMATYAMSRLLPEGVLRPLVAFRPEELNPLVQETIRQQALQGQALLIELKPLSETDLLRLVRALSGASGAIRFTQRLYGATGGNPLFVLETLKSLFESGALQTGPEGWRTPYDHETTDYRELPLPASVREVVWRRLERLGPAPRRLLEAASLAGDGFELEALGGATALSEWESLEALEQALAADLLRPWGPGYAFSHDLLRRSVREGLSPERRQLLHRKLAQSLERQGGSPARIAEHWEEGGKPREAIPWRIRAAEAAVRVYAHAEALEQYQKALSDGAEGRVAFEVQRERARLWQTLDERTPWAEALEAMQHLADELGEAPLQAEARLGWAEHHLLCGRYREALAEAEGVLEQPHLSEPLHTGAQHLAGLALIAQGRLVEAEPRLEAALGAPLPPQADPSALAQRGKLHIALCNCALQRGDLDKAERHTHAALEHYRQAGYQVGQVEARSRQGLMMGLRGNTAGAILALEQARAEAQELKERVLERNILLNLFKFQFESGQLAAALPNLERGLSLAREPQDPRLEGIFLNNLGVVYRATGELGKALDSIRAALEIAERFGMAPLLARRRLALAEYYLDLGNPEAARPLLEQARIQIEAANQGELMPWLEAQLARCVLLEGRADAAQRRLEPWMNRKLADHNDQNRIAWLLGWAWLRLGRPELALSAVAKRDALPAFGVRLLAVELEARLALGQPLHESLSRAAHLLADPGVARVEALDLYRVLIQAYQHTQQTEKASETAQLLQAELERLRQSLEGYPELQEGLERWYGVQ from the coding sequence ATGTCCTCGCTTCGTCTGCGCCTCTTGGGAGCACCTGCGGTAGAGCAGGCGGGAAGGCCGCTGACCCTGCCCACCCGCAAGCTGTTGGGGCTGCTGGCCTACTTGGCCCTGGAAGGCCCCGCCCCCCGGAGCAGGCTGGCCGGGCTGTTCTGGAGCGAGCAGGACGAGGCCACCGCGCGGGGCAACCTGCGGCGTGAACTCAACCGGCTACGGCACACGCCTATTGCAACCCTGCTGCAAACCGACCGCGACCTGCTGCAACTGGGGCCTATCCTGACCGACGTAGCAGAGTTCCAAACCCACCTGAAGGAAGGGGCCCTCGAGCCCGCCCTGGCCCTTTACCGGGGGCCGTTGCTCCTGGGGCTGGAACTCACGGGCGCAGAGGGTTTTACCGAGTGGCTCGAGGCCCGGCGCGAGGAACTGGCCCGCCTGTGGCGCGAGGCCTTGCAAAGGCAAGCCGAACGCCTCGAGGCCGCCCACGACCTGCAGGGCGCCCTCTCGGCGCGGCTGGCGCTCCTGCGCGAAGACGAACTGCAAGAGCTGCACCACCGCGAGGCCATGCGGCTCCACGCCCTCCTGGGCGAACGGGAGGCTGCCCTGGCCCGCTTTGCCCGGCTCCAGGAGCTGCTCCGCAAAGAACTGCGCCTGGAGCCGCTACCCGAGACCCTGGCGCTGGCCCGGCAGATTGAGCAAGGCGCCCTGGCCACCCCGCCAGCCTCCCCGCCAACTCCAGCCCCGCAAGGTGTCGCACTCCACCCCCCCTTGATCGGGCGCGAGCGCGAGTGGGCCCGCATGGAAGCGGCCTGGGAGGCCCGGCAGGCCATCTACCTGGCGGGGCCGCCGGGGGTGGGGAAAAGCCGGTTGCTGCTCGAGTTTGCCCAGCACAAAGGCCCCTTTTTTCTGTTGCAGGCCCAGCCCTCTGATAGCGGCATCCCCTATGCCTTTTACAGCCGGGCCATCCGGCAGTCGCTGGCCCAGTTTCCGAACCTGCCGCTCCCGCCCTGGGCACGGCGGGAGCTGGCCCGATTGGTGCCCGAGCTCTCGGACGAGCCGCCGCCGCCCATCACCACCGCAGAGGGCAAGCTGCGGCTGCTAGAAGCCATTACCGAGGTGATCCGGGCCCTGGGGCAGCAGGGGGTGAGAAGCATCGTCACCGACGACTTGCAGTTCGTGCAGGATGCCGCCAGCAATGAGATGGCCACCTACGCCATGTCCCGGCTGCTGCCCGAAGGGGTGCTGCGCCCGCTGGTGGCCTTCCGCCCGGAAGAGCTGAACCCCCTGGTTCAGGAGACCATCCGGCAACAGGCCCTTCAGGGCCAGGCCCTTCTGATTGAACTGAAGCCGCTCTCCGAGACCGACCTCCTGCGGCTGGTGCGGGCCCTTTCGGGCGCCTCGGGGGCCATCCGCTTCACCCAGCGCCTGTACGGGGCCACCGGGGGCAACCCGCTGTTTGTGCTCGAGACCCTCAAGTCGCTCTTTGAGTCGGGGGCGTTGCAAACGGGCCCGGAGGGCTGGCGCACCCCCTACGACCACGAGACCACCGACTACCGCGAGCTACCCCTGCCAGCCTCGGTGCGCGAGGTGGTGTGGCGCCGCCTGGAGCGCCTGGGGCCCGCACCCCGGCGGCTCCTGGAGGCTGCCAGCCTGGCTGGCGATGGCTTCGAGCTGGAGGCGCTAGGGGGGGCCACCGCCCTGTCGGAGTGGGAAAGCCTGGAGGCCCTCGAGCAGGCCCTGGCCGCCGACCTCTTACGCCCCTGGGGCCCGGGCTACGCCTTCAGCCACGACCTGCTGCGGCGCTCGGTTCGGGAGGGCCTGAGCCCAGAGCGCCGGCAGCTCCTGCACCGCAAACTGGCCCAGAGCCTGGAGCGGCAGGGCGGCAGCCCGGCCCGCATTGCCGAGCACTGGGAAGAGGGCGGAAAGCCCAGAGAGGCCATCCCCTGGCGCATCCGGGCCGCCGAGGCAGCGGTGCGGGTCTATGCCCACGCCGAGGCCCTGGAACAGTACCAGAAAGCCCTGTCCGACGGGGCAGAGGGCCGGGTGGCCTTCGAGGTTCAGCGCGAACGGGCCCGGCTCTGGCAAACCCTGGACGAGCGCACCCCCTGGGCCGAGGCCCTTGAGGCCATGCAGCACCTGGCCGACGAACTAGGAGAGGCCCCCTTGCAGGCCGAGGCCCGGCTGGGCTGGGCCGAGCATCACCTGCTCTGTGGACGCTACCGGGAGGCTTTAGCGGAGGCCGAGGGGGTGTTGGAGCAACCTCACCTGTCGGAGCCTCTCCATACCGGGGCCCAGCACCTGGCCGGGCTGGCCCTGATCGCCCAGGGCCGACTAGTCGAGGCCGAGCCCCGCCTCGAGGCCGCCCTGGGCGCTCCCCTTCCCCCGCAAGCCGACCCGTCGGCGCTGGCGCAGCGCGGCAAGCTCCACATAGCGCTGTGCAACTGCGCTCTGCAGCGCGGGGATCTGGACAAAGCCGAGCGGCATACCCACGCTGCGCTGGAGCACTACCGGCAGGCGGGTTACCAGGTGGGGCAGGTGGAGGCCCGCTCACGCCAGGGGCTGATGATGGGATTGAGGGGCAATACCGCCGGGGCCATTCTAGCCCTCGAGCAGGCCCGCGCCGAGGCCCAGGAGTTGAAGGAAAGGGTTCTGGAACGCAATATTCTGCTCAACCTGTTCAAGTTCCAGTTCGAGTCCGGCCAGCTAGCGGCGGCCCTGCCAAATCTGGAGCGCGGCCTGAGCCTGGCCCGCGAGCCACAAGACCCCCGGCTAGAAGGCATTTTCCTCAACAACCTGGGGGTGGTCTACCGGGCCACCGGTGAACTGGGCAAAGCCCTGGACAGCATCCGGGCAGCCCTGGAGATCGCCGAACGCTTTGGGATGGCCCCCCTGCTGGCCCGCCGCCGCCTGGCCCTGGCAGAGTACTACCTGGATCTGGGCAATCCCGAAGCCGCCCGGCCCCTGCTCGAGCAAGCCCGTATCCAGATCGAGGCCGCCAACCAGGGCGAGCTGATGCCCTGGCTCGAGGCCCAGCTTGCCCGCTGCGTGCTGCTGGAGGGGCGCGCCGATGCCGCTCAGCGCCGCCTGGAGCCCTGGATGAACCGCAAGCTGGCAGACCACAACGACCAGAACCGCATTGCCTGGCTGCTGGGCTGGGCCTGGCTCCGGCTGGGACGGCCCGAACTGGCACTTTCGGCAGTAGCAAAGCGCGATGCCCTACCCGCTTTCGGCGTGCGCCTGCTGGCGGTGGAACTCGAGGCCCGGCTGGCCCTGGGACAGCCCCTGCACGAAAGCCTCTCCCGTGCCGCCCATCTGCTGGCCGACCCCGGCGTGGCGCGGGTAGAGGCGCTGGATCTGTACCGGGTTCTGATTCAAGCCTACCAGCACACCCAGCAGACGGAAAAAGCCTCCGAGACCGCGCAGCTATTGCAGGCGGAGCTCGAGCGGTTGAGGCAAAGCCTCGAGGGATATCCGGAGCTACAGGAGGGGCTCGAGCGGTGGTACGGCGTTCAATAA